Proteins encoded together in one Coffea arabica cultivar ET-39 chromosome 2c, Coffea Arabica ET-39 HiFi, whole genome shotgun sequence window:
- the LOC113725304 gene encoding uncharacterized protein, translated as MQRIKRHTTKIPSASAAAAASRSSKSVNNNEISCSANSTATVRKPLSDLSNFNLIPTDTLRKLVSSNSVSNSETHSLLLKSQTSIFPISQIPLISGSHKHNGNPKSDTRSGTSVGSSNFGNDPKTKPQNPTPVRHQLPPRSSTNPSDEGSELVIYSRRRGERKHNALPKTSTPFEKKKNEEKAASVPLSSTPAEKAKNKGKAIAMPFDSIAAEKSKDQGKLVTVPVDSIPAGNSRDKEKGISASFRPSNVEKTRDKGKDFYAPSNSTPVEKMRDKGKAIAVPVNCTLEEMEDRRRSTAVLINSEQLTKQREKRLADAMVQSCPPLLKSGKFGNELNQAGDDMLSKSWTGLQGKHKKRKCPGKQSASEGSLSPEFVKKMKAYFEEVDAFELPVEEVSDHDLE; from the exons ATGCAGAGGATTAAACGCCACACAACCAAAATCCCTTCTgcttctgctgctgctgctgctagcAGGAGCAGTAAATCCGTCAACAACAACGAAATCAGTTGCAGCGCCAATAGTACTGCTACTGTGAGGAAGCCATTATCGGACCTTAGTAATTTCAATCTCATCCCTACTGATACTCTTCGCAAGCTGGTCTCTTCTAATTCTGTTTCCAATTCCGAAACccattctctcttgctcaaatcccagACTTCTATTTTCCCTATTTCTCAAATACCCCTAATTTCGGGTTCCCACAAACACAACGGCAATCCCAAGTCCGACACTAGGTCTGGAACCAGCGTCGGCTCATCCAACTTCGGCAATGATCCTAAGACTaaacctcaaaaccctactccTGTTCGTCATCAGCTTCCCCCTCGTTCTTCCACAAATCCTA GTGATGAGGGCAGTGAACTTGTAATCTATAGTCGAAGGCGGGGAGAAAGGAAGCACAATGCATTACCCAAAACTTCGACCCCctttgagaaaaagaagaatgagGAAAAAGCAGCGTCTGTTCCTTTAAGTTCTACCCCTGCTGAGAAGGCAAAGAATAAAGGGAAGGCAATTGCTATGCCCTTTGATTCCATTGCTGCTGAGAAATCAAAGGATCAAGGGAAATTGGTTACTGTGCCTGTTGATTCTATTCCTGCTGGGAATTCAAGGGATAAAGAGAAGGGAATATCTGCATCTTTTAGACCTTCCAATGTTGAGAAGACAAGGGATAAGGGGAAGGATTTTTATGCGCCTTCTAATTCCACTCCTGTAGAGAAGATGAGGGACAAAGGGAAGGCAATTGCTGTGCCTGTCAATTGCactcttgaagaaatggaggacAGAAGAAGGTCTACCGCTGTGCTTATTAACAGCGAACAGTTGACGAAACAAAGGGAGAAAAGACTAGCGGATGCTATGGTTCAGAGTTGTCCTCCCTTGTTAAAATCTGGCAAATTTGG GAATGAATTAAATCAAGCGGGAGATGATATGCTATCAAAGTCGTGGACAGGTCTTCAAGGAAAGCACAAAAAG AGAAAGTGCCCAGGAAAGCAATCTGCTTCTGAAGGTTCCTTATCACCAGAATTTGTTAAGAAGATGAAGGCTTACTTTGAAGAGGTTGATGCATTTGAACTGCCAGTTGAGGAAGTTTCGGACCATGATCTGGAATGA